The Leishmania panamensis strain MHOM/PA/94/PSC-1 chromosome 23 sequence DNA window CAGCGGGGCATCGTCGGAGGCAGCGTACCTGGGCCTCGCGATTCGAATGGCGCGCATGTGGCGACACGTGTTGGAGTCACTGCACATCATCACAGAGGACGTGGCGAGGGCACCTAACACCGCATCCGCTAGTGACGCCACTACCGCTGCCACAAGCACAGATGTACTAAGAGAGCTGCACGCATGTATGGCTGCAGATAACCGCAGCTTATGCTTTGACGTCATTGTGTCGGGCTGGGAGCGCTTACAGAACTTTGTGACTGCCCGTGACTCCCCGGTCGACCAGCCCACGGTTGCCACTTCCACGCCTGTGTCCTGCACATCTATCGGCACCTATCGAACCAACTCTACTGCCTTCATGATGATATCGACACCCGTAACAGGTGACAGCAGTACCCCCTTTTCCACATGCGCGGCAGTGTCCGTTGCCATTCCCATGTGGTTCTACGCCATCACGTGGGACGCCTCGCTTGACGAGCGCGGATGGTGCATGGGCGTCAAGGAAGCGTTTGCTTTCTTTGAGCGCTTCCGGCTACCGACTGTGGCGAAATCTGCTGACGTCCAGCTTGGCTCACCCGAgtacgaggcgctgcggcagtcgGTGCTCTCGCGCTGCGATACCGCGGGTGCCGTGATGTACGGGTGGAACAGCGACGGGACAGACGGTGGGAAACCGGCACTGGTGGTACAAGTGTGGAAGTGCCGTGCCTACCCGCATTCCCTCGAGCGAACCGTGCAGGAGTACGTCGTAACCCACCGCCTCTGTGGcgagccgctgcggtgcaaggtgaagaagaaggtAAGCAGCCTCTCCCGCGAAGTTCGGCTGCGCATCAAGCAGTGGGAGCTTCGTCGACTTCCCTTTCTGCTCGACTTCGCGCTGTGGCTACATCGGGAGAAGTACATTACACCGTCAACGGACCTCGTCGCTCTCAAAGTCATACGTGGCCACTGGCTGTCATACCAAGAGCGGTTTCAGGCAATGCTGGAGACACAgctacagcagcgacatCGTGGCTCTAGTCGTCAGGGAACAACAGCGTCTGTGCCCGAGGTGGTGCGCGTCCGTCACGGAACTGGGGCCGACACCACCGACAGCAGGCATTGCAGTGGAAGGTGTGACAACGCAGATGGCGATGCAGAGAATAGTGATCGCTATCTTCAGGTGCAGAGGGAACAGGACGATGAGTCGTTGCACGATGCGGAGAGCCTCGACCCCATTATACTGGTAGGCCCACAAGGCTGTGGTAAGTCCACCATGGCTCGCACCTTGTACGCTCTCttggaggaggcgggcgcGGCACCTCGCTGGCTCAATCAGGACGAGGTGGGAAACCGGTCCGCTTATTTGACCGCAATACGGCACACCGTGATGCAGGGCGGCTACAGCCATCTCCTACTCGACAAGATGAACCTGGACGACAAGTCGCGCTCTGACTACGCCGCTGTGGGCCTTAAACCGGTCCTCGTTGTGGCCTGGACGCACACGCAAGGtgtggaggcgatggtggaGACGTGTTACGAGAGGTTGGTGAAACGCGGCGTGCGTCATCGCACCTTCTTCCCCGAGGATGTGGCGCCGCTGAACCCGTCGCCTTCGCCCGTGTCATCGCGCTCGTCGGAGCTGGACCCGACGgtctcgccgctgctgcagggccacctctcctctctcagcaTCAGCGTCGACAccccagcggcgccgtcgggcacggtgcctctctcctccgccagAACGGGCCACTGCGTGTGTTCGCTAAGCGTGCCGTCTCCCGCTGGACgttcgtcgccgccgccatcgtcgcGGCTGCACGGCATTTTACACGCTAATGCAAAGCGATATCAGATGCCGTCCAACGACACGTTGGTCGAGCTTGAGGTGACGTGGAGCTGCCAGAGGATGGTGGCGGTAGTTTGGGAAGCACTTCGTAACAAGGGCACGTGCGTACTGCCGCcactggaggagctgcacatgGAGGCCGCGATGCAGAGCTCCTATGCGTACGAGCAGCTTCTGGAGACATACCCGTCCCGTGTGGCGAGTGCGGTTCTGCGCGGCCCTACGAGCGAcgtcgtgctgcagcagctgagtcTTGTTCTACCACCGCTCACAATTCCTAAGACCCAACGGTTACAGCTGCATGTTGATGTGCTCCTTCACAACTTCTGCCTGCATCCCAGTCCAACGGCGTTGGTGCGGTACGCTAGCCAGGTAGGGCACACTCGTCGCATGACCGTGCAGGCAGTAGTATCCAACTCGAAGGTGTCGTTGTTGTTGATACTGGGACCGACTGAAACCGCCGCCGAAGACTCGGCTACATCTACCGCAACGCCTGCCGAAGGCGAGACATCGGTGGTGTCGATGCATGCGGGCCCAACTCAGCCTTCGCTGTATTCCTCACCATCAGCATACAACAGTagtggcgaggcggcggccatTGGAGAAGGGGGCCTAGGTGTCTCTCCTGCCTCAGGAATAGAGGACCCAAGTTGTGTCGCAGCACGCCCCCTCCAGGAGCACTTTGCAGTGCTTTCAAAGGCCAAGGTGAAGCCGGACTACTGCGAAGCACTCGCCCAGAGGGTGCGCGATGACCCTGACGCGGATCCGTACTGCACGGTGCAGTGGctgtcgccaccgctcgAAATTGATTGTTCCGTCACCCTCCTCGTGTTATAGAAAAGGAAGCCCgtaggggaagagagagacgcataGGAGGGAGTAGAAGGATTGAGATGGGATccacgcacgcgctcgcCTTATTCCTCCTTACCGCTGTCAAAGGTATCGCATGTTGCGtatctcccccaccccccaccccccattccacctcttcttctgcctctATTACCTTCGCTGCTCCTGTACACATCGGTGCCTCTATCGGTGGCTTGTTGGGCTGGCAACATACCACAGCTGAGCTTTCAATCGAAGAAGTCAGCGGTTCTATGCCGTAAGTGTCCCCATTGCCTCATGGAATACGTGTTCACGTCCACCCCAGCCAGCCTGTCTCACAGGCCCGATTG harbors:
- a CDS encoding hypothetical protein (TriTrypDB/GeneDB-style sysID: LpmP.23.0340), whose protein sequence is MATAAHLISATTMTGGPHNQSFSKLLASVLDEEQRRCVNAAYHISFHRDPRVKLKPTAVVLPNGVHFLIVDRFVSGNCDGVYEKNKKMWEHIPVGQACVFARTPVAVPVLSLGKSAHEGCEGSGADTKAIAAWPCPRRSGSPIPVAVSSPSCSPPIAPLPTANAFGSSSQSNRWDSSLPQQHAFHSEWTRVASAVGLRKMGHWREATSVFSIHKEVSKTAIALEKVDGEPGRIAAFSWLGEHYWIIGSRYQHIVTRLSIPEVDLMQYSVSSISSASTPSSSSSASEDAAVSAMASSAGQPYASSSGNSPTQNPHDYVEQSSVHSSTIAGGAAALAGSGASSEAAYLGLAIRMARMWRHVLESLHIITEDVARAPNTASASDATTAATSTDVLRELHACMAADNRSLCFDVIVSGWERLQNFVTARDSPVDQPTVATSTPVSCTSIGTYRTNSTAFMMISTPVTGDSSTPFSTCAAVSVAIPMWFYAITWDASLDERGWCMGVKEAFAFFERFRLPTVAKSADVQLGSPEYEALRQSVLSRCDTAGAVMYGWNSDGTDGGKPALVVQVWKCRAYPHSLERTVQEYVVTHRLCGEPLRCKVKKKVSSLSREVRLRIKQWELRRLPFLLDFALWLHREKYITPSTDLVALKVIRGHWLSYQERFQAMLETQLQQRHRGSSRQGTTASVPEVVRVRHGTGADTTDSRHCSGRCDNADGDAENSDRYLQVQREQDDESLHDAESLDPIILVGPQGCGKSTMARTLYALLEEAGAAPRWLNQDEVGNRSAYLTAIRHTVMQGGYSHLLLDKMNLDDKSRSDYAAVGLKPVLVVAWTHTQGVEAMVETCYERLVKRGVRHRTFFPEDVAPLNPSPSPVSSRSSELDPTVSPLLQGHLSSLSISVDTPAAPSGTVPLSSARTGHCVCSLSVPSPAGRSSPPPSSRLHGILHANAKRYQMPSNDTLVELEVTWSCQRMVAVVWEALRNKGTCVLPPLEELHMEAAMQSSYAYEQLLETYPSRVASAVLRGPTSDVVLQQLSLVLPPLTIPKTQRLQLHVDVLLHNFCLHPSPTALVRYASQVGHTRRMTVQAVVSNSKVSLLLILGPTETAAEDSATSTATPAEGETSVVSMHAGPTQPSLYSSPSAYNSSGEAAAIGEGGLGVSPASGIEDPSCVAARPLQEHFAVLSKAKVKPDYCEALAQRVRDDPDADPYCTVQWLSPPLEIDCSVTLLVL